One part of the Mariniflexile litorale genome encodes these proteins:
- a CDS encoding NAD(P)H-dependent oxidoreductase, producing MNIIKQLKWRYATKKFDVTKKVSSEKLDILKQAFNLTATSFGLQTIKLIIVESETLRQPLVAHAYNQKQVLEASHLLVICMQEDILDTDVVAYYDNIKSIRNTPETILKPYREDLVNMMETMSISQRHQWSKNQAYIALGNLMTVCAVENIDSCPMEGFSPEAIDKALQLNKMGLKSVLLLPVGYRDETDMFAGFAKVRKSINEAVIEL from the coding sequence ATGAATATTATTAAGCAACTTAAGTGGCGTTACGCTACCAAAAAGTTCGATGTTACCAAAAAAGTATCTTCAGAAAAATTAGATATTTTAAAACAAGCATTTAATTTAACAGCTACATCCTTCGGTTTACAAACCATTAAACTAATAATTGTAGAGAGTGAAACCTTAAGACAACCCCTTGTTGCACATGCTTATAATCAAAAACAAGTATTAGAAGCTTCACATTTATTGGTTATTTGTATGCAAGAGGATATTTTAGATACAGATGTTGTTGCTTATTACGATAATATCAAAAGCATACGAAATACTCCAGAAACCATTTTAAAACCTTATAGAGAAGACCTCGTTAATATGATGGAGACGATGAGCATTTCACAACGCCATCAATGGTCCAAGAATCAAGCTTATATTGCATTGGGTAATTTAATGACCGTTTGTGCCGTAGAAAATATCGATTCTTGCCCAATGGAAGGTTTTTCGCCGGAAGCCATCGACAAAGCGTTACAATTAAATAAAATGGGTTTAAAATCAGTTTTATTATTACCCGTAGGTTATAGGGACGAAACCGATATGTTTGCTGGCTTTGCCAAAGTAAGAAAATCAATTAATGAAGCAGTAATAGAATTATAA
- a CDS encoding DegT/DnrJ/EryC1/StrS family aminotransferase, translating to MPGFELFGDLEKKEVNDVLENGVLMRYGFDGMRNGHWKAKELEKALESTFQVNHAQLVSSGTAAISVALAAAGVGAGDEVILPTFTFVASFEAVMMLGAIPILVDIDDTLTLSPKAVESAVTQKTKAVMVVHMCGSMGHIDALKDICNKHNLLLIEDACQAIGATYKSKPLGSIGDLGCFSFDFVKTITCGEGGAVITNNDGYYLNSDHYSDHGHDHAGNDRGAEAHPLLGYNFRISELHAAVGLAQIKRLPEILKIQKLNYTILREALSQIPTVSFRTVPEGGEENYSFLNFFLPDLERSLKVSEAFKTQGVDACFQYYNNNWHYIRKWNHLKELKSLYPIPAEVKTGLEYLKTKEFPQSDHYIGRNISCLIKLSWTEAEVKARASKMVEIIKSVL from the coding sequence ATGCCAGGATTTGAATTATTTGGAGATTTAGAAAAAAAAGAAGTAAACGACGTTTTAGAAAATGGCGTCCTAATGCGTTATGGTTTTGATGGCATGCGTAATGGCCATTGGAAAGCCAAAGAATTAGAGAAAGCATTAGAATCCACATTTCAAGTAAATCATGCACAATTAGTATCCAGTGGTACAGCAGCGATATCGGTAGCTTTAGCAGCAGCAGGCGTTGGAGCAGGCGATGAGGTTATTTTACCAACATTTACTTTTGTTGCCAGTTTTGAAGCTGTTATGATGCTCGGTGCCATACCTATTTTGGTAGATATAGATGACACTTTAACACTCAGTCCTAAAGCAGTAGAAAGTGCCGTTACCCAAAAAACAAAAGCAGTTATGGTCGTGCATATGTGTGGTAGCATGGGGCATATAGATGCACTTAAAGACATTTGTAATAAGCATAATTTATTATTGATAGAGGATGCTTGTCAAGCCATTGGAGCTACCTATAAAAGCAAACCGCTTGGAAGTATTGGTGATTTAGGGTGTTTTTCGTTCGATTTTGTTAAAACCATCACCTGTGGAGAAGGCGGAGCAGTAATAACAAACAATGATGGTTATTATCTCAATTCCGATCATTACAGTGATCACGGTCATGACCATGCTGGAAACGACAGAGGCGCAGAAGCACATCCGCTTTTAGGGTATAACTTCCGTATTTCAGAGCTTCATGCAGCGGTTGGTTTAGCACAAATAAAACGTTTGCCCGAAATTTTAAAAATTCAAAAATTAAATTATACGATTTTAAGAGAGGCTCTATCTCAAATACCCACAGTAAGTTTTAGAACCGTACCCGAAGGAGGTGAAGAAAACTATAGTTTTTTAAACTTCTTTTTACCTGATTTAGAAAGGTCATTAAAAGTTTCAGAAGCATTTAAAACCCAAGGTGTAGATGCTTGTTTTCAGTATTATAATAACAATTGGCATTACATTCGTAAATGGAATCATTTAAAGGAATTAAAATCATTATATCCCATTCCAGCAGAAGTAAAAACAGGATTAGAGTATCTTAAAACTAAAGAATTTCCTCAATCAGACCATTATATTGGTAGAAATATTTCATGCTTAATAAAATTATCTTGGACAGAAGCCGAGGTAAAAGCCAGAGCTTCTAAAATGGTTGAAATTATTAAGTCTGTTTTATAA